A stretch of Pseudoprevotella muciniphila DNA encodes these proteins:
- a CDS encoding NUDIX hydrolase, translating into MSLFPLDKIKPEKEEEGRYYNSHYFNYDGQQQVRLEYRFPKCSLTADCVVFGFDGKDLHILLIERGIEAFKGMWALPGGFMNPNETIEECAERELWEETKVRDVYKEQFGVFSAIDRDPRCRVVTVGFVALVRKSDFEVIGGSDAKKAQWFKEDELPPLAFDHEEIVKAARNHLKERMRIEPIAFNLLNEKFSISELQQVYEAIKGENYDRRNFYRKMISSGYLQNEGKSEEPTPNRRPDLFSFDTKQFKEDETDNPSQTDSLLF; encoded by the coding sequence ATGTCATTATTCCCATTAGATAAAATCAAGCCCGAAAAAGAGGAAGAAGGTCGTTATTACAACAGCCACTACTTTAATTACGACGGTCAGCAACAAGTCAGGCTGGAATATAGATTTCCTAAATGTTCGCTTACGGCCGATTGTGTAGTATTCGGCTTCGACGGTAAGGATTTGCACATTCTACTCATCGAACGTGGCATAGAAGCCTTCAAAGGCATGTGGGCACTTCCCGGCGGTTTTATGAACCCCAACGAGACTATTGAAGAATGTGCAGAACGCGAGCTCTGGGAAGAAACGAAAGTTCGCGACGTCTATAAGGAGCAATTCGGGGTGTTCAGCGCGATAGACCGCGATCCCAGATGTCGTGTAGTCACAGTTGGATTCGTGGCACTTGTGCGCAAGTCGGATTTTGAAGTCATTGGCGGTTCCGATGCAAAGAAGGCTCAATGGTTCAAGGAGGATGAATTGCCGCCTCTTGCATTCGACCACGAAGAAATCGTAAAGGCAGCACGCAATCATCTCAAGGAACGCATGCGGATAGAGCCGATAGCATTCAACCTGCTCAACGAAAAATTCAGCATCAGCGAACTGCAACAGGTGTATGAAGCCATCAAGGGCGAGAACTACGACCGGCGCAATTTCTACAGAAAGATGATATCGTCGGGATATTTACAAAACGAGGGAAAGAGCGAGGAGCCTACGCCCAACCGACGCCCTGACCTATTTTCATTTGACACAAAACAATTTAAAGAAGACGAAACAGATAACCCATCTCAAACCGACTCGCTGCTATTCTGA
- a CDS encoding zinc ribbon domain-containing protein, whose translation MAIYRCTYCGHELETGDHFCPYCGSPSRLYKSSPEISTKHTNDNGIYNVIKAVTQGIIAIAAVVFIGFYLYNQWDSNKKSDESIAQEYNTNKPDQKTSNSPQKEVSHNQSDNNTNNNDYIIEKENVYVPPTTPAKRVGSQQIAPVNKPQKDPISNNGYNKKETVTPTPSVSPAINTGTPVSIKWGEETYSQTKYLQTSLRGKIGQYGIHLFLTTDKYNVEGWGYYDNHSDQNIRLRGYIEDDGRMILEEYEGKTEANTGRFTGSINSNGTYAGTFINKPSGKVYGFYFEKNNETM comes from the coding sequence ATGGCTATTTACAGATGTACATACTGCGGGCATGAATTGGAAACAGGCGACCACTTCTGCCCCTACTGCGGTTCACCTTCCAGACTTTACAAATCATCTCCCGAAATCTCTACGAAACATACGAACGACAACGGAATATATAATGTCATAAAAGCAGTTACACAGGGCATTATTGCCATTGCAGCGGTCGTTTTCATCGGTTTCTATTTATATAACCAATGGGATAGCAATAAAAAATCTGATGAAAGCATTGCTCAAGAGTACAACACCAATAAACCTGATCAGAAGACTTCAAATTCCCCACAAAAAGAAGTTTCTCACAATCAATCAGACAATAACACTAATAACAATGATTACATAATCGAAAAGGAAAACGTTTATGTACCTCCTACAACCCCTGCGAAAAGAGTTGGTTCTCAACAAATCGCACCTGTGAATAAACCACAAAAAGATCCTATCTCAAACAACGGCTACAACAAAAAAGAGACTGTGACTCCTACGCCAAGCGTCTCACCAGCCATAAATACAGGTACCCCTGTTTCAATAAAATGGGGTGAAGAAACGTACTCTCAGACAAAATATCTTCAAACAAGCCTAAGAGGGAAAATAGGTCAATATGGCATCCATTTATTTCTTACGACCGACAAATACAATGTTGAAGGATGGGGCTACTATGACAACCATAGCGACCAGAATATACGGCTGAGAGGGTACATTGAAGACGATGGCAGAATGATTCTTGAAGAATACGAAGGGAAAACCGAAGCAAATACCGGACGCTTTACCGGTTCTATCAACAGCAACGGCACCTATGCAGGAACGTTCATTAACAAGCCGTCTGGAAAGGTCTATGGTTTCTATTTTGAGAAAAATAACGAAACAATGTAA
- a CDS encoding A1S_2505 family phage non-structural protein, with the protein MKATFFNLIILDESGSMSHLVSSTISGCNETINSIKNIQEKNADSQEHYVSIYCFQSSSEVPSRYLCENIPANEAKHISDKDYRPWGCTPLYDAIGFTLKDLEKLTSKTEGALASVTIITDGYENDSQHFTGAQIVELIDRFKELGWNFNFIGANIDAASVARSFHIDNSMQFEANEEDSNRMWSRQRSSRDLYFSKARMRMKTSSSMNEFRQKMYLSSRNFFYDEEELKGRVTPDTITSLQPDEVFVFGSDMNGIHDGGAAAYAVRHFGAIRGRGEGPQGQSYAIPTTSCSFMETHLAIENFIEHARMLPDTRFYVTRIGCGNAGYTDEQIAPLFVEAMSIPNIYLPKSFIDILLRGA; encoded by the coding sequence ATGAAAGCAACATTTTTCAACCTAATCATTCTCGACGAGAGCGGCTCTATGTCCCACCTCGTAAGTTCCACCATCAGCGGGTGCAACGAAACCATCAACAGCATCAAGAACATTCAGGAAAAGAACGCTGACTCGCAGGAACACTATGTGTCAATCTACTGTTTCCAGTCATCTTCTGAAGTTCCCTCGCGATACCTTTGTGAGAACATTCCGGCTAACGAAGCAAAGCACATCTCCGACAAAGACTACCGCCCATGGGGATGCACACCACTCTATGACGCCATAGGCTTCACACTTAAAGACCTTGAGAAACTGACATCGAAGACTGAAGGCGCACTTGCATCAGTAACCATCATCACAGACGGCTACGAGAATGACTCACAGCACTTTACTGGAGCACAGATAGTAGAACTCATCGACCGCTTCAAGGAACTCGGCTGGAATTTCAACTTCATCGGTGCCAACATCGATGCAGCATCCGTAGCGAGAAGTTTCCATATCGACAACAGTATGCAATTCGAAGCGAATGAAGAAGACTCTAACAGGATGTGGAGCAGACAAAGAAGCAGCAGAGACTTATACTTCTCAAAGGCTCGGATGCGCATGAAAACTTCAAGTAGCATGAATGAGTTCCGCCAAAAGATGTATCTGTCAAGTCGCAATTTCTTCTACGATGAAGAAGAGCTGAAAGGACGTGTTACTCCGGATACTATCACATCGCTGCAGCCCGACGAGGTATTCGTATTCGGCAGCGACATGAATGGCATTCATGATGGCGGAGCAGCTGCGTATGCCGTGCGTCACTTCGGTGCCATCCGGGGACGAGGTGAAGGTCCGCAAGGACAATCGTACGCCATCCCCACCACATCATGCAGCTTCATGGAAACCCATCTCGCAATCGAGAACTTCATAGAACACGCAAGAATGCTTCCCGACACGCGATTCTACGTTACACGCATCGGTTGCGGAAATGCAGGCTACACCGATGAACAGATAGCACCCCTGTTCGTAGAAGCCATGTCAATCCCCAACATCTATCTTCCAAAATCATTTATCGACATACTGTTAAGGGGTGCTTAA
- a CDS encoding ABC transporter permease, whose protein sequence is MHRSHTDSRHTLVYKLLGKQISAWQMAGFTLANLLGMAIILIAVQFYVDVIPLLTGNDSFMKPEQIVVNKRVNMARTLTASPQVFRKSEIEELREQPFVEDLALFTPSRYGVYATIGNKLLGMQYSTEMFFESIPNEYIDVDLSEWSYTPGDSIVPIILPHNYLNLYNFGFATSRGLPTISEGTVKKIGIQLFLQGNKGQKHLLGRVVGFSRRLNTILVPQPFMDAMNEELTTKNVQDNTYENNEKTSASRLVVRVKNLADENITKYLQEHNYDTEGNDADASRAATFFRIIVVLVMVIGLVICTLAFYLLLLSIFLLLQKHTEKIDNLLLIGHSPSDVARPFHLLALGINALVLVLAVVLTVLSRSYYLPMFGDLSPKYEAAGTVPSTIVGLVLFALMAVLNFSAIRRKVLSIWDMHKN, encoded by the coding sequence ATGCATCGCTCTCACACCGACAGCAGACATACGCTTGTTTACAAACTGCTTGGCAAGCAAATCAGCGCTTGGCAGATGGCAGGTTTCACGCTTGCCAATCTGCTGGGCATGGCTATTATTTTGATTGCCGTTCAGTTTTATGTAGATGTAATTCCTCTGCTGACGGGTAACGACAGTTTCATGAAACCTGAGCAGATAGTAGTGAACAAGCGTGTGAATATGGCTCGCACGCTTACTGCCTCTCCTCAGGTTTTTCGCAAGAGCGAGATAGAAGAGTTGCGCGAACAGCCATTTGTGGAAGATCTGGCACTTTTCACACCATCGCGCTATGGTGTATATGCCACCATTGGCAACAAACTTCTTGGTATGCAGTACTCAACAGAAATGTTTTTTGAGTCGATACCGAACGAATACATCGACGTGGACCTCTCAGAATGGTCATACACGCCTGGCGACAGCATCGTTCCTATAATTCTTCCGCACAATTACCTCAATCTTTATAATTTCGGCTTCGCTACGAGCCGGGGATTACCGACCATATCAGAGGGCACTGTTAAGAAAATCGGGATACAGTTATTCTTGCAAGGCAACAAAGGTCAAAAACACCTGTTAGGCCGTGTTGTTGGCTTCTCCCGACGGCTGAACACCATTCTCGTACCTCAACCGTTTATGGATGCCATGAACGAAGAACTGACAACAAAAAACGTGCAGGACAACACGTACGAGAATAATGAAAAGACAAGTGCCTCGCGCCTTGTCGTCCGCGTAAAAAACCTTGCAGACGAAAACATTACCAAATATCTGCAAGAACACAACTACGACACAGAAGGCAATGATGCCGACGCATCGCGTGCTGCCACGTTTTTCCGTATTATCGTAGTACTTGTCATGGTCATAGGACTTGTCATCTGCACACTCGCCTTCTACCTGCTCCTTCTCAGCATATTCCTGCTCCTTCAGAAGCATACTGAGAAAATCGACAATTTGCTTTTGATAGGCCACTCCCCGAGCGACGTTGCAAGACCATTCCATCTGCTCGCCTTGGGCATCAACGCTCTGGTGCTTGTTTTGGCTGTTGTTTTAACTGTTCTTTCCCGTTCTTATTATTTACCCATGTTTGGCGACCTCTCACCGAAATATGAGGCTGCCGGCACTGTTCCCAGTACCATCGTCGGACTTGTACTATTCGCACTTATGGCTGTGCTTAATTTCAGTGCTATACGCAGGAAAGTCTTGTCTATTTGGGATATGCACAAAAACTAA
- a CDS encoding LytTR family DNA-binding domain-containing protein — protein sequence MDTPQKLIIKNFNEVYYIPFNDIVYVKADGNYCDIHLSNGHVIETVSYQRAEVARMIEQQAPEIWKRDFALVGRTYLINLNHVMHIHPAARKLTFIGNPFGTEKKIQVECTPPALRELITIMEKRDAERQNPMPAE from the coding sequence ATGGACACACCACAAAAGCTGATTATCAAAAACTTCAATGAAGTTTATTATATCCCATTCAACGACATTGTGTATGTAAAAGCCGACGGCAACTACTGCGACATCCACCTCTCCAACGGACACGTGATAGAAACCGTGAGTTACCAGCGCGCCGAAGTGGCACGCATGATTGAGCAACAGGCACCCGAAATATGGAAACGCGACTTCGCACTCGTGGGACGCACGTACTTGATCAACCTTAACCACGTGATGCACATTCATCCTGCAGCCCGCAAACTCACTTTCATAGGCAATCCCTTCGGAACGGAAAAGAAAATCCAGGTGGAATGCACCCCACCAGCCTTGCGCGAACTCATTACCATCATGGAAAAACGCGATGCAGAAAGGCAAAACCCCATGCCGGCAGAATAA
- a CDS encoding DUF4836 family protein: MKIKNVYLALFALLALFMSSCTDDLKYAKMIPDDAYFVMRLDVKQTVEKCGLQENSKVKKSLTDALKESDLSRDLRDRIEQIFDKPATSGLDLRKPVFLYASKDGSYEETAVVGALHSESDFADLINAFAKEVDSKKVKETSDGVSYVEAGGSYIVFDDDWFYCGDINENKDSEAFVADIAKKMDKNDAPSFADSEEFKKMGNSGGVMQILFNGKGLDKIVKEERIKQVDELLPKDVKLKDATYMFDLTLDNGEMAVTGEFLTTSSQWTEYLKKNDEKLGDVKGDLLKYISKDGLSVIANINGQHILDALKDAGLLEESGDNNEIYKLLPSVNGDLAINITDVKMQEQLPVMSAYVQTKDDAIVNLLAQITEGQAQKVGEQEYLIKQPGNGAAGAGAFNASFGYKNNISYIAMGESPTIFTQPANAYSMNDIKGKKLYVRLGFTALEKMANSDNSEDAEIVKKLAKICDYAELFYEGQGKYVLRLVTKDKAKTPAASLIDLAYDLYDAFNNRVRMYEPDYSSADTSNKEMDLN, from the coding sequence ATGAAGATTAAGAATGTTTATTTAGCGCTGTTTGCGCTTTTGGCATTGTTTATGTCATCTTGTACGGACGACCTGAAGTATGCCAAGATGATTCCTGATGATGCATATTTCGTTATGCGTCTCGACGTGAAGCAGACTGTGGAGAAATGCGGTCTGCAGGAGAACTCCAAGGTTAAGAAAAGCCTGACAGATGCACTGAAAGAGAGCGACCTCAGCCGAGATTTGCGCGACAGGATTGAACAGATTTTCGATAAGCCTGCCACATCTGGTCTTGACCTTCGTAAACCCGTATTCCTCTATGCAAGCAAAGATGGTTCGTACGAAGAAACGGCTGTCGTCGGCGCCCTGCACAGCGAAAGCGATTTCGCCGACCTCATCAACGCCTTTGCCAAAGAAGTGGACTCTAAAAAGGTGAAAGAGACGAGCGACGGCGTGAGTTACGTGGAAGCCGGCGGCTCATACATCGTTTTCGATGACGATTGGTTCTATTGCGGCGACATTAACGAAAACAAAGACTCTGAAGCCTTTGTTGCTGACATCGCAAAGAAGATGGATAAAAACGATGCGCCTTCCTTCGCTGATTCTGAAGAATTCAAGAAGATGGGCAACAGCGGTGGTGTGATGCAGATTCTCTTCAACGGTAAAGGTCTTGACAAAATTGTAAAAGAAGAACGCATCAAGCAAGTCGATGAACTGCTTCCCAAAGACGTGAAGTTGAAGGATGCCACATACATGTTCGACCTTACTTTAGACAACGGCGAGATGGCGGTTACTGGTGAATTCCTCACTACATCGAGCCAATGGACAGAATACCTTAAGAAGAATGACGAAAAATTGGGTGACGTGAAAGGCGACTTGCTGAAATACATTTCAAAGGACGGTCTTTCTGTTATTGCAAACATCAATGGCCAGCATATTCTTGACGCACTGAAAGACGCGGGGCTACTGGAAGAATCGGGCGACAACAATGAAATATATAAATTACTGCCCTCTGTGAATGGCGACCTCGCCATAAACATTACCGATGTCAAGATGCAGGAACAACTGCCCGTCATGTCTGCCTACGTACAGACGAAGGACGATGCGATAGTCAACCTATTGGCACAAATAACAGAAGGACAGGCACAGAAAGTAGGTGAACAAGAATACCTCATTAAGCAACCGGGCAACGGTGCTGCTGGCGCAGGCGCGTTCAATGCCAGTTTCGGCTACAAAAACAACATATCGTACATTGCCATGGGCGAGTCGCCAACAATCTTCACCCAACCTGCCAATGCATACAGCATGAACGACATTAAGGGCAAGAAACTTTACGTGCGCTTGGGATTTACAGCACTCGAAAAGATGGCAAACAGTGATAATTCAGAAGATGCAGAGATAGTCAAAAAATTGGCAAAGATTTGCGACTATGCTGAATTATTCTATGAAGGACAGGGCAAATATGTGCTCCGCCTCGTAACGAAGGACAAGGCAAAGACACCTGCAGCGAGCCTGATAGACCTCGCCTACGACCTTTACGACGCCTTCAACAACCGAGTAAGAATGTACGAGCCAGACTATTCTTCTGCAGACACATCAAATAAGGAAATGGACTTGAATTGA